From the genome of Lotus japonicus ecotype B-129 chromosome 6, LjGifu_v1.2, one region includes:
- the LOC130726843 gene encoding uncharacterized protein LOC130726843, whose protein sequence is MCRSTDYHSHHGDRETEPFTITSFFLRLSAPDYNSELASHESSPTPDSLTLLLFIPNNTNNVNETPLLPPYSPATVTLRRMRFPGEISGDTRAMIFGSKETVQVTTTQSLRFQLYHAETKILKGTIKRRRNEKEKWKLECCNCENPSSFSISEVEFLFAIDGHAPITARFGFAAGSVPVFKHHKNKKLRRTKMNLEDIPEETELLCGDDGHADTDTELEEVCDHLEMDLQVLRKSLDVGIWVLCLGVGFMVSRASITKFRSRLRFS, encoded by the coding sequence ATGTGTCGATCCACCGATTATCACTCACACCATGGTGATAGAGAAACAGAACCATTCACAATCACCTCTTTCTTTCTACGTCTTTCTGCTCCAGATTATAATTCTGAATTGGCTTCTCATGAATCAAGTCCCACACCGGATTCCCTCACTCTCCTCCTCTTTATCCCGAACAACACCAACAACGTTAATGAAACTCCGTTACTCCCACCTTATTCTCCGGCCACCGTAACTCTCCGCCGGATGAGGTTTCCCGGCGAGATCTCCGGCGATACACGTGCAATGATATTCGGGAGCAAGGAAACAGTGCAAGTTACAACGACACAATCCTTAAGATTCCAACTCTACCATGCGGAAACCAAGATATTGAAAGGaacaatcaaaagaagaagaaacgaaaaagaaaaatggaaattGGAATGTTGCAACTGCGAAAATCCTAGCTCCTTTTCGATTTCTGAGGTGGAGTTCCTGTTTGCCATAGATGGGCATGCTCCGATCACAGCAAGGTTTGGTTTTGCTGCTGGTTCTGTCCCTGTTTTCAAGCATCACAAGAACAAGAAACTGCGCAGGACCAAGATGAATTTGGAGGACATTCCAGAGGAAACAGAGCTGCTTTGTGGTGATGATGGTCATGCCGATACGGATACAGAACTTGAAGAAGTGTGCGACCACTTGGAAATGGATTTGCAAGTGCTGAGAAAGTCACTTGATGTGGGAATTTGGGTGCTCTGTTTGGGTGTCGGTTTCATGGTTTCTAGAGCTTCCATCACCAAATTTCGCTCGAGATTAAGGTTTTCATGA